The following proteins come from a genomic window of Streptomyces sp. Sge12:
- the sigM gene encoding RNA polymerase sigma factor SigM translates to MHDATGGDASDADLLAQHAAGDPDAFGEIVRRHRDRLWTVALRTLGDREEAADAVQDALVSAYRAAHTFRGESAVTTWLHRITVNACLDRARKAASRRTAPLDDTDRLERLLEPHESAEAPAERHDLHRELLAALSTLPADQRAALVLVDMQGYPVAEAARILDVPTGTVKSRCARGRAKLVPLLTHLRTNAGDNTAAERGRNRTPGSPVPPAAEPRHSDPDAVKGGGGRP, encoded by the coding sequence ATGCACGACGCGACGGGCGGCGACGCCAGCGACGCGGACCTGTTGGCCCAGCACGCAGCCGGTGATCCCGATGCCTTCGGGGAGATCGTGCGGAGGCACCGCGATCGTCTGTGGACCGTGGCCCTGCGCACCCTCGGCGATCGCGAGGAGGCCGCGGACGCCGTGCAGGACGCCCTGGTCTCCGCCTACCGGGCGGCCCACACCTTCCGCGGGGAATCCGCCGTCACCACCTGGCTGCACCGGATCACCGTCAACGCCTGCCTGGACCGGGCCCGCAAGGCCGCCTCCCGCAGGACCGCGCCCCTCGACGACACGGACCGCCTGGAGCGCCTTCTGGAGCCCCACGAGTCCGCGGAGGCACCTGCCGAGCGCCACGACCTCCACCGCGAGCTCCTGGCCGCTCTGAGCACCCTCCCGGCCGATCAGCGGGCCGCGCTGGTCCTCGTCGACATGCAGGGATACCCGGTCGCCGAGGCGGCCCGGATCCTCGACGTCCCCACCGGCACCGTGAAGAGCCGGTGTGCGCGGGGCCGGGCAAAACTCGTGCCGCTCCTCACTCATCTGCGCACGAATGCCGGGGATAACACCGCCGCCGAGCGGGGAAGGAACCGGACGCCGGGCTCACCCGTCCCACCAGCGGCAGAACCCCGGCATTCAGACCCAGACGCTGTGAAGGGCGGAGGTGGACGACCGTGA
- a CDS encoding protein kinase family protein has translation MAERSTAAVDVADNSGDEPLAAQAAQATSDGVDTQNGRAADGPMPDKDGERTNPAPAAAPELHSGHKLARRYRLEECVTRVDGFSSWRAMDEKLRRAVGVHLMPADHARARSVLAAARSSALLGDPRFVQVLDAVEENDLVYVVHEWLPDATEFTALLAAGPLEAHEAYQLVSQVSQAMAAAHREGLAHLRLTPSAILRTSTGQYRIRGLAVNAALRGITSETPQRADTEAIGALLYAALTQRWPYESDAYGLTGLPKGVGLIAPDQVRAGVHRGLGELAMRALANDGATASRQEPACTTPDELAKAVAAMPRIRPPEPAFTAPPEYQHTTYQQGSYGRPTPPGVNTVQSRPVAPPPPPLQSRTGRALKWGVAALLIAALGLGSWQLADRLLGRASQMGNNGTSNTKTDSDDRPKDPEPGTPLALSKATVIAIGGDAVKGEDAGKSIDTNADTGWVTPQYLGYPNFGNLPGRKDGSGIIVDIGSVKNVTGIDVDFHVAGQEVQVLAAPEAASHPDSLSDFSQQLTKKAVVQKQLGTTLEAPVRTRYVLIYVTELPSDGEGGYRGGIDEIKVRGTDS, from the coding sequence GTGGCGGAACGTAGCACGGCTGCCGTCGACGTGGCCGATAACAGTGGCGATGAGCCGCTGGCCGCTCAGGCGGCACAGGCCACGTCCGACGGGGTGGACACCCAGAACGGACGAGCCGCGGACGGACCCATGCCCGACAAGGACGGCGAACGCACCAACCCGGCCCCTGCGGCCGCACCCGAACTCCACAGCGGTCACAAGCTCGCCAGGCGCTACCGGCTGGAAGAGTGCGTCACCCGTGTGGACGGATTCAGCAGTTGGCGCGCGATGGACGAGAAGCTGCGCCGGGCCGTGGGCGTGCACCTGATGCCCGCCGACCACGCGCGGGCACGCTCCGTCCTGGCCGCCGCGCGTTCCTCCGCCCTCCTGGGCGATCCACGGTTCGTGCAGGTCCTCGACGCCGTGGAGGAGAACGATCTCGTCTACGTCGTCCACGAGTGGCTGCCCGACGCCACCGAGTTCACCGCGCTCCTCGCCGCGGGCCCGCTGGAGGCCCACGAGGCCTACCAGCTCGTCAGCCAGGTCTCCCAGGCCATGGCCGCCGCCCACCGCGAGGGGCTCGCACATCTGCGGCTGACGCCCAGCGCGATACTGCGCACCTCCACGGGCCAGTACCGCATCCGCGGCCTCGCCGTGAACGCCGCCCTGCGCGGCATCACCAGCGAGACCCCGCAGCGCGCCGACACCGAGGCCATCGGCGCCCTCCTGTACGCCGCCCTCACCCAGCGCTGGCCCTACGAGAGCGACGCGTACGGCCTCACCGGCCTGCCCAAGGGCGTGGGCCTGATCGCCCCCGACCAGGTACGCGCCGGTGTCCACCGCGGCCTGGGCGAACTCGCCATGCGCGCACTCGCCAACGACGGGGCCACCGCCTCCCGTCAGGAACCCGCCTGCACCACTCCTGACGAGCTGGCCAAGGCGGTGGCCGCGATGCCCCGCATCCGGCCGCCGGAGCCCGCCTTCACCGCCCCGCCCGAGTACCAGCACACCACCTACCAGCAGGGCAGCTACGGCCGTCCCACGCCTCCCGGCGTGAACACCGTCCAGAGCCGGCCCGTCGCGCCTCCGCCGCCGCCGCTGCAGAGCCGCACCGGCCGGGCCCTCAAGTGGGGCGTCGCCGCCCTGCTCATCGCCGCCCTCGGCCTCGGCAGCTGGCAGCTGGCCGACCGCCTCCTGGGACGTGCCAGCCAGATGGGCAACAACGGCACCAGCAACACCAAGACCGACTCCGACGACCGTCCGAAGGATCCCGAGCCCGGTACGCCTCTCGCGCTGTCCAAGGCCACGGTCATCGCCATAGGCGGCGACGCGGTCAAGGGCGAGGACGCCGGGAAGAGCATCGATACCAACGCGGACACGGGCTGGGTGACGCCGCAGTACCTGGGGTACCCGAACTTCGGGAACCTGCCGGGCCGCAAGGACGGCAGCGGAATCATCGTCGACATCGGCAGCGTCAAGAACGTGACCGGTATCGACGTGGACTTCCACGTCGCCGGGCAAGAGGTCCAGGTGCTCGCCGCACCCGAGGCGGCCTCCCACCCGGACTCCCTCTCCGACTTCTCCCAGCAGCTCACGAAGAAGGCAGTCGTGCAGAAGCAGCTGGGGACCACGTTGGAGGCTCCGGTCCGCACGCGGTACGTACTGATCTACGTCACCGAGCTGCCTTCCGACGGCGAGGGCGGCTACCGCGGAGGCATCGACGAGATCAAGGTCCGGGGCACGGATTCCTGA
- the murJ gene encoding murein biosynthesis integral membrane protein MurJ has translation MNAPYDGDRAQGTGGPAPSQGTAPGTPVPGQVPVPAPAPDRDPYVQDAYDYDPYRSQDLSAQDPVAEVLYDRSAHPPPPPGTYQEPGPLYAAPSAPSYAPDPRVWAQTPPPEPDGPSRHLPYGDHATTTQFVGVDALVTNAADEQPEPDAFAHLYRDQEAAPRTPAEDAPVAAPAPSKPAGRAASLLKSSALMAAGTIVSRITGFLRTLVIAGAIGVGTFNDTYQIANTLPTMIYVLVGGGALNAVFIPQLVRAMKNDSDGGQAYANRLLTLVVVLLAGITTICVLAAPVFITMMSPKIASDPQQMEVAVAFARYCLPTMFFMGVHVVLGQILNARGRFGAMMWTPVLNNIVVIATFGAFIWAFGGFTTSGVNATTVTAEGVRLLGLGTLLGLTVQALAMLPYLRDAGFKPRLRFDWRGHGLGKAARLAKWTFFFVLANQIGLVVVTQLATWAGSVAEGQGHPGTGITAYNYALLLWQMPQAIITVSVMTAVLPRISRSAHDGDAAAVRDDISYGLRTSAVAIVPCAFAFLALGVPMATLLYAGSGSGAQNIGYILMAFGLGLIPYSIQYVVLRGFYAYEDTRTPFYNTVIVAAVNAAVSALSFFVLPARWAVVGMAAAYGLGYAVGVGVAWRRLRTRLGGDLDGAHVMRTYARLTGACVPAAAVAGAAAYGVTQWLGSGVTGSAAALLVGGIALAAVFLIAAKRMRIEELNAMVGMVRGRLGR, from the coding sequence ATGAACGCGCCGTACGACGGTGACCGCGCGCAGGGCACTGGTGGGCCTGCGCCCTCCCAGGGCACTGCCCCGGGCACCCCGGTGCCCGGGCAGGTTCCCGTGCCTGCGCCCGCGCCGGACCGTGACCCATACGTCCAGGACGCCTACGACTACGACCCGTACCGGTCCCAGGACCTGTCGGCCCAGGACCCCGTCGCCGAAGTGCTCTACGACCGGTCCGCCCACCCGCCGCCGCCGCCCGGCACCTACCAGGAGCCCGGCCCGCTCTACGCGGCGCCGTCCGCGCCCTCGTACGCCCCGGACCCGCGCGTCTGGGCCCAGACCCCGCCGCCCGAGCCGGACGGCCCCTCGCGCCACCTGCCGTACGGCGACCACGCCACCACCACCCAGTTCGTCGGAGTGGACGCCCTCGTCACCAATGCCGCGGACGAGCAGCCCGAGCCGGACGCGTTCGCGCACCTGTACCGGGACCAGGAGGCGGCCCCCCGCACCCCCGCCGAGGACGCCCCCGTGGCCGCGCCGGCGCCGAGCAAGCCCGCCGGACGCGCCGCCAGCCTCCTGAAGTCCAGTGCGCTGATGGCCGCGGGCACGATCGTCTCCCGCATCACCGGCTTCCTGCGGACCCTGGTCATCGCCGGCGCCATCGGTGTCGGCACCTTCAACGACACGTACCAGATCGCCAACACCCTGCCCACGATGATCTACGTGCTGGTCGGCGGCGGCGCCCTGAACGCCGTCTTCATCCCGCAGCTGGTCCGGGCCATGAAGAACGACAGCGACGGGGGGCAGGCCTACGCCAACCGGCTTCTGACCCTCGTCGTGGTGCTGTTGGCGGGCATCACCACCATCTGCGTCCTGGCCGCACCGGTGTTCATCACGATGATGTCGCCGAAGATCGCCTCCGACCCCCAGCAGATGGAAGTCGCGGTCGCCTTCGCCCGCTATTGCCTGCCCACCATGTTCTTCATGGGCGTCCACGTGGTCCTGGGTCAGATCCTCAACGCCCGCGGCCGCTTCGGCGCGATGATGTGGACCCCGGTCCTCAACAACATCGTCGTCATCGCCACCTTCGGCGCCTTTATCTGGGCCTTCGGCGGCTTCACCACGTCGGGTGTCAACGCCACCACGGTCACCGCCGAAGGCGTGCGCCTGCTGGGCCTGGGCACCCTGCTCGGCCTCACCGTCCAGGCGCTGGCGATGCTGCCATACCTGCGTGACGCGGGATTCAAGCCGCGCCTGCGCTTCGACTGGCGGGGCCACGGCCTCGGCAAGGCCGCCCGCCTGGCCAAGTGGACGTTCTTCTTCGTCCTCGCCAACCAGATCGGCCTCGTCGTCGTCACCCAGCTCGCCACCTGGGCCGGGTCCGTCGCGGAGGGACAGGGCCACCCCGGTACCGGCATCACCGCCTACAACTACGCACTGCTGCTGTGGCAGATGCCGCAGGCCATCATCACCGTGTCCGTCATGACGGCGGTCCTGCCCCGCATCTCCCGTTCCGCGCACGACGGCGACGCCGCGGCGGTCCGCGACGACATCTCCTACGGCCTGCGCACCTCGGCCGTCGCGATCGTGCCCTGCGCCTTCGCGTTCCTCGCCCTCGGTGTTCCGATGGCCACCCTGCTGTACGCCGGCTCGGGTTCGGGCGCGCAGAACATCGGCTACATCCTGATGGCCTTCGGCCTCGGCCTGATCCCGTACTCCATCCAGTACGTCGTCCTGCGCGGCTTCTACGCCTACGAGGACACCCGCACGCCCTTCTACAACACCGTCATCGTCGCCGCGGTCAACGCGGCGGTCTCCGCGCTGTCGTTCTTCGTGCTCCCCGCCCGCTGGGCCGTGGTCGGCATGGCCGCCGCCTACGGCCTCGGCTACGCCGTCGGCGTCGGCGTGGCCTGGCGCCGCCTGCGCACCCGGCTCGGCGGCGACCTCGACGGCGCGCACGTGATGCGCACCTACGCCCGTCTCACCGGCGCCTGCGTCCCGGCCGCCGCCGTGGCCGGCGCGGCCGCGTACGGGGTCACCCAGTGGCTCGGCAGCGGAGTCACCGGCTCCGCCGCCGCCCTCCTCGTCGGCGGAATCGCTCTGGCCGCGGTGTTCCTCATCGCCGCCAAGCGCATGCGGATCGAAGAGCTCAACGCGATGGTCGGAATGGTCCGCGGGCGTTTGGGGCGCTGA
- a CDS encoding DUF6049 family protein — translation MAEAADIQGASPAPVRRRWLRRAIVLLAGTPVLAALIYAPAPPAEAAQASSVDVQLVSMAPTAPVKGDTLTIQGTVLNTGSETITDAHVGLRVGPALTDRSSIDEAAERTGFRAGADPGEIDPAYAVKIASLPSKISQQFTLTIPVNKLELDKDGVYPLGVSLSGVTDSRPSEQVLGIKRTFLPWQPEAAAKRSQLTYVWPLISTTRVTAETGSDELQTPVFLDDSLADELRSGGRLEQMVTLGKDLPITWVIDPDLLYTVDAMTKGYRVRTPGGKPVQGKNRAVAEQWLSSLEAAVQGKKVVALPFADPDLASLAHHGKDVSGTLGQLRPATDKAKQAVETVLHVPVSTDFSWPVDGAIDPSIVNVATSAGAHNVLTRSDSLVESGALGYTPSAARPIGAGTTAVVADADLSTAFQGDMLNAGTATLAVQRFLAHSLALNLQKTDEQRSVVVAPQRMPSVSQVQTMAAAVRGLQAGRWTQPGDLEAAAAAKPDPGATTQVPGAGQYPEALRKQELPVAAFEKIRTTQSTLDRFKVILAAPDRVEIPFGNTTNREMSTSWRGRPDEARLYRDQVQEYLVGLTEKVKVIPKSDATLSGHSATIPVSVQNSLVQDVHDLVLRVKSANPSRLMFGEKGEAEQQVTVQGDHTQTVKFPANATASGPVEVTAQLYTKDGIPYGKERRFTVEATEITPTVMLVIAGGVLLLVLAGIKMYASRKRVAARAAAEESTQPSDESPDTGAQSANGSGTSETVDR, via the coding sequence GTGGCCGAGGCGGCAGACATCCAGGGGGCATCACCCGCTCCTGTCCGGCGCCGGTGGCTGCGGCGCGCGATCGTCCTGCTCGCCGGGACGCCCGTGCTGGCCGCGCTGATCTACGCTCCCGCGCCCCCGGCCGAGGCCGCGCAGGCCTCGTCCGTGGATGTCCAGCTGGTCTCCATGGCCCCCACGGCGCCGGTCAAGGGCGACACCCTCACGATCCAGGGCACCGTGCTCAACACCGGCTCCGAAACGATCACCGACGCCCACGTCGGCCTGCGCGTCGGGCCCGCGCTCACGGACCGCTCGTCCATCGACGAGGCGGCGGAGCGGACCGGCTTCCGGGCCGGCGCCGACCCGGGCGAGATCGACCCGGCCTACGCGGTGAAAATCGCCTCCCTTCCGTCCAAGATCAGCCAGCAGTTCACGCTCACGATCCCGGTGAACAAGCTGGAGCTGGACAAGGACGGCGTCTACCCGCTCGGGGTCTCCCTGTCGGGGGTGACCGACAGCCGGCCGTCCGAGCAGGTCCTGGGCATCAAGCGGACCTTCCTGCCCTGGCAGCCCGAGGCCGCTGCCAAGCGTTCCCAGCTCACCTACGTCTGGCCGCTGATCTCCACCACCCGCGTGACGGCGGAGACGGGCTCCGACGAGCTCCAGACCCCGGTCTTCCTCGACGACTCCCTCGCGGACGAGCTCAGGTCGGGCGGACGCCTGGAGCAGATGGTCACCCTCGGCAAGGACCTGCCTATCACCTGGGTCATCGACCCCGACCTGCTCTACACGGTCGACGCGATGACCAAGGGCTACCGGGTCCGCACCCCGGGCGGCAAGCCCGTCCAGGGCAAGAACAGGGCCGTAGCCGAGCAGTGGCTGAGCTCCCTCGAGGCCGCCGTCCAGGGCAAGAAGGTCGTCGCCCTGCCGTTCGCCGACCCCGACCTCGCCTCCCTCGCCCATCACGGCAAGGACGTCTCGGGCACCCTGGGCCAGCTGCGCCCGGCCACCGACAAGGCGAAGCAGGCCGTCGAGACGGTCCTGCACGTCCCGGTGTCCACCGACTTCTCCTGGCCCGTGGACGGCGCCATCGACCCCTCGATCGTCAACGTCGCCACCTCGGCGGGCGCCCACAACGTCCTCACCCGCAGTGACAGCCTCGTGGAGAGCGGCGCCCTGGGCTACACGCCCTCGGCCGCCCGGCCCATCGGCGCCGGCACCACCGCCGTCGTGGCGGACGCCGACCTGTCCACCGCCTTCCAGGGCGACATGCTGAACGCGGGGACGGCCACGCTCGCCGTGCAGCGCTTCCTCGCCCACAGCCTCGCCCTGAACCTTCAGAAGACCGACGAGCAGCGCAGCGTCGTCGTCGCCCCGCAGCGGATGCCCAGCGTCAGCCAGGTGCAGACGATGGCCGCGGCCGTACGCGGGCTCCAGGCGGGCCGCTGGACGCAGCCCGGGGACCTGGAGGCCGCGGCCGCCGCCAAGCCCGATCCGGGAGCCACCACCCAGGTACCGGGCGCCGGTCAGTACCCCGAGGCCCTGCGCAAGCAGGAGCTGCCGGTGGCGGCCTTCGAGAAGATCCGCACCACGCAGAGCACCCTCGACCGCTTCAAGGTCATCCTCGCCGCGCCCGACCGCGTGGAGATCCCCTTCGGCAACACGACCAACCGGGAGATGTCCACGTCCTGGCGCGGGCGTCCGGACGAGGCCCGCCTCTACCGGGACCAGGTGCAGGAGTACCTGGTCGGCCTCACCGAGAAGGTCAAGGTCATCCCCAAGTCCGACGCCACCCTGTCCGGACACAGCGCCACCATCCCGGTCAGCGTGCAGAACAGCCTGGTCCAGGACGTCCACGACCTGGTCCTGCGCGTGAAGTCCGCGAACCCGAGCCGCCTGATGTTCGGCGAGAAGGGCGAGGCCGAACAGCAGGTCACCGTGCAGGGCGACCACACCCAGACGGTCAAGTTCCCCGCCAACGCCACGGCGAGCGGTCCCGTCGAGGTCACGGCGCAGCTGTACACCAAGGACGGCATCCCCTACGGGAAGGAACGCCGGTTCACGGTCGAGGCCACCGAGATCACGCCCACCGTCATGCTCGTGATCGCCGGTGGTGTGCTCCTCCTGGTGCTGGCAGGCATCAAGATGTACGCCAGCCGCAAGCGCGTCGCGGCACGCGCGGCCGCCGAGGAGAGCACGCAGCCGAGTGACGAGTCCCCGGACACCGGAGCGCAAAGCGCGAACGGGTCCGGCACGAGTGAGACAGTGGACCGTTGA
- a CDS encoding CCA tRNA nucleotidyltransferase, with protein sequence MPNANEDNPSALSQVQLRAVSELLRVAPVADELGRRFQEAGFRLALVGGSVRDALLGRLGNDLDFTTDARPEDVLKIVRPWADSVWDVGIAFGTVGAQKNARVGDVVRNFQIEVTTYRSEAYDRTSRKPEVSYGDSIDEDLVRRDFTVNAMALALPEQQFIDPHGGLEDLAAGVLRTPGTPEDSFSDDPLRMLRAARFAAQLDFEVAPEVVAAMKAMSERIEIVSAERVQGELNKLILSAHPRKGLGLLVDTGLADRVLPELPALRLESDEHHRHKDVYDHSLIVLEQAIALEEDGPDLVLRLAALLHDIGKPRTRRFESDGRVSFHHHEVVGAKMTKKRLTALKYSNDMVKDVSRLVELHLRFHGYGDGEWTDSAVRRYVRDAGPLLERLHKLTRSDCTTRNKRKANALSRTYDGLEERIAQLQEQEELDAIRPDLDGNEIMQVLDVGPGPVIGKAYAFLLELRLENGPMERDAAVVALKEWWATQA encoded by the coding sequence GTGCCGAACGCCAACGAAGACAACCCCAGTGCCCTGAGTCAGGTGCAGCTCCGCGCAGTCAGTGAACTGCTGCGGGTCGCTCCTGTCGCCGACGAGCTCGGCCGCCGGTTCCAGGAGGCGGGCTTCCGCCTCGCCCTGGTCGGTGGGTCCGTCCGCGACGCGCTGCTGGGGCGTCTCGGCAACGATCTCGACTTCACCACCGATGCCCGACCCGAGGACGTTCTGAAGATCGTCCGGCCGTGGGCGGACTCGGTGTGGGACGTCGGCATCGCCTTCGGCACCGTCGGGGCGCAGAAGAACGCCCGCGTCGGGGACGTCGTGCGGAACTTCCAGATCGAGGTGACGACGTACCGCTCGGAGGCCTACGACCGGACGTCGCGCAAGCCCGAGGTCTCCTACGGGGACTCGATCGACGAGGACCTGGTCCGCCGGGACTTCACGGTCAACGCCATGGCCCTGGCCCTGCCCGAGCAGCAGTTCATCGACCCGCACGGCGGTCTGGAGGACCTGGCCGCCGGCGTGCTGCGCACTCCCGGAACCCCGGAGGACTCGTTCTCGGACGATCCGCTGCGGATGCTGCGGGCGGCGCGGTTCGCCGCGCAGCTGGACTTCGAGGTCGCCCCGGAGGTCGTGGCGGCCATGAAGGCGATGTCCGAGCGGATCGAGATCGTTTCCGCGGAGCGTGTCCAGGGCGAGCTGAACAAGCTGATCCTGTCCGCCCACCCGCGCAAGGGTCTGGGACTGCTGGTGGACACGGGGCTGGCCGACCGGGTGCTCCCCGAGCTGCCGGCGCTGCGGCTGGAGAGTGACGAACACCACCGGCACAAGGACGTCTACGACCACTCGCTGATCGTGCTGGAGCAGGCGATCGCGCTCGAGGAGGACGGTCCGGACCTGGTCCTGCGGCTCGCGGCCCTGCTGCACGACATCGGCAAGCCCCGCACCCGCCGCTTCGAGAGCGACGGCCGGGTCTCCTTCCACCACCACGAGGTGGTGGGCGCGAAGATGACCAAGAAGCGGCTCACCGCTCTGAAGTACAGCAACGACATGGTCAAGGACGTGTCCCGGCTGGTGGAGCTGCACCTGCGCTTCCACGGGTACGGCGACGGGGAGTGGACCGACTCGGCGGTGCGGCGCTACGTCCGTGACGCCGGCCCGCTGCTGGAGCGTCTGCACAAGCTGACCCGGTCCGACTGCACCACCCGCAACAAGCGCAAGGCCAATGCCCTGTCCCGCACCTACGACGGGCTGGAGGAGCGCATCGCGCAGTTGCAGGAGCAGGAGGAGCTGGACGCGATCCGGCCCGACCTGGACGGCAACGAGATCATGCAGGTGCTCGACGTGGGCCCGGGCCCGGTGATCGGCAAGGCCTACGCCTTCCTGCTGGAGCTGAGGCTGGAGAACGGGCCGATGGAGCGCGACGCGGCGGTCGTCGCGCTCAAGGAGTGGTGGGCCACGCAGGCCTGA
- a CDS encoding MFS transporter yields the protein MPVVRDLRVLLRLRDFRNLLAVRLLSQAADGVYQVALATYVVFSPEKQTSPAAIASAMAVLLLPYSVIGPFAGVLLDRWRRRQVFLYGNLLRAFLACVTGMLIVAQVPEWLFYASALSVTAVNRFVLSGLAASLPRVVGPDQLVTANALSPTAGTLAAVAGGGLAFLVRLLASDSNALVVLLGAGLYLCAALVSLQLAIGLLGPDHPAGRAHPSVAEGVALTVRGMAEGLRHLASRREAARALAAMTMMRFCYGALFVMLLMLCRYAWSDNESDGLAVLGVAVGASGAGFFAAAVVTPWVVGRLGPLGWITVCSAGSAVLVPALGLFFAPGPMLVAAFVLGLATQGAKIATDTEVQSRVDDDYRGRVFSVYDVLFNVAFVGAAAVASLMLPTDGRSVILILIVSALYAATAVLLARQERRFT from the coding sequence ATGCCTGTCGTACGTGATCTGCGCGTACTCCTGCGCCTGAGGGATTTCCGCAACCTGCTCGCCGTACGGCTGCTCTCGCAGGCCGCGGACGGCGTCTATCAGGTCGCACTCGCCACCTACGTCGTCTTCTCCCCGGAGAAGCAGACCTCGCCGGCGGCCATCGCCTCCGCCATGGCGGTACTGCTGCTGCCCTACTCGGTCATCGGCCCCTTCGCCGGAGTGCTGCTCGACCGCTGGCGCCGCCGCCAGGTCTTCCTCTACGGCAATCTGCTGCGCGCCTTCCTCGCCTGCGTCACCGGGATGCTGATCGTCGCGCAGGTGCCGGAGTGGCTGTTCTACGCCTCCGCGCTGTCCGTGACCGCCGTCAACCGCTTCGTGCTGTCCGGGCTCGCCGCATCGCTGCCCCGCGTCGTCGGACCCGATCAGCTGGTCACCGCGAACGCGCTGTCCCCCACCGCCGGAACCCTCGCGGCGGTGGCCGGCGGAGGGCTGGCCTTCCTCGTCCGGCTGCTGGCCTCCGACTCCAACGCGCTCGTCGTCCTCCTCGGAGCCGGGCTCTACCTCTGTGCGGCCCTCGTCTCCCTGCAGCTGGCCATCGGGCTGCTCGGGCCCGACCACCCCGCCGGCCGCGCCCACCCCTCGGTCGCCGAAGGGGTCGCCCTCACCGTGCGGGGCATGGCGGAGGGCCTGCGGCACCTCGCCTCCCGGCGCGAGGCGGCCCGCGCGCTCGCCGCGATGACCATGATGCGGTTCTGCTACGGGGCCCTGTTCGTCATGCTGCTGATGCTCTGCCGCTACGCCTGGTCGGACAACGAGTCCGACGGGCTGGCCGTGCTGGGAGTCGCCGTCGGCGCCTCCGGGGCCGGATTCTTCGCCGCCGCCGTGGTGACCCCCTGGGTGGTGGGCCGGCTGGGCCCCCTCGGCTGGATCACCGTCTGCTCCGCGGGCTCCGCGGTCCTGGTGCCGGCCCTCGGCCTGTTCTTCGCCCCGGGACCGATGCTGGTCGCCGCGTTCGTACTCGGTCTCGCCACTCAGGGCGCCAAGATCGCCACGGACACGGAGGTGCAGTCCCGGGTGGACGACGACTACCGCGGCCGTGTCTTCTCGGTCTACGACGTTCTGTTCAACGTGGCATTCGTCGGTGCGGCGGCGGTGGCCTCCCTGATGCTGCCCACCGACGGGCGCTCCGTGATCCTGATCCTCATCGTGTCCGCGCTCTACGCCGCGACCGCGGTGCTGCTGGCCCGGCAGGAGCGACGTTTCACGTGA
- a CDS encoding inositol-3-phosphate synthase, with protein MGSVRVAIVGVGNCAASLVQGVEYYKDADPAAKVPGLMHVQFGDYHVRDIEFVAAFDVDAKKVGLDLSDAIGASENNTIKICDVPNAGVTVQRGHTYDGLGKYYRMTIEESAETPVDVVQVLKDREVDVLICYLPVGSEDAAKFYAQCAIDAKVAFVNALPVFIAGTKEWADKFTEAGVPIVGDDIKSQVGATITHRVMAKLFEDRGVRLERTMQLNVGGNMDFKNMLERDRLESKKISKTQAVTSQIPDRELGEKNVHIGPSDYVAWLDDRKWAYVRLEGRAFGDVPLNLEYKLEVWDSPNSAGVIIDALRAAKIAKDRGIGGPILSASSYFMKSPPVQYFDDEALANVEKFIKGEVER; from the coding sequence ATGGGTTCGGTTCGCGTAGCCATCGTCGGCGTAGGCAACTGCGCCGCCTCGCTGGTGCAGGGCGTCGAGTACTACAAGGACGCCGACCCGGCGGCCAAGGTCCCCGGTCTGATGCACGTCCAGTTCGGCGACTACCACGTGCGTGACATCGAGTTCGTCGCCGCGTTCGACGTCGACGCGAAGAAGGTCGGCCTCGACCTTTCGGACGCCATCGGCGCCAGCGAGAACAACACCATCAAGATCTGCGACGTCCCGAACGCCGGTGTGACCGTTCAGCGCGGCCACACCTACGACGGTCTGGGCAAGTACTACCGCATGACGATCGAGGAGTCCGCCGAGACTCCGGTCGACGTGGTCCAGGTCCTCAAGGACCGCGAGGTCGACGTCCTGATCTGCTACCTGCCGGTCGGCTCCGAGGACGCTGCGAAGTTCTACGCGCAGTGCGCCATCGACGCCAAGGTCGCCTTCGTCAACGCTCTCCCGGTCTTCATCGCCGGCACCAAGGAGTGGGCGGACAAGTTCACCGAGGCCGGTGTCCCGATCGTCGGCGACGACATCAAGTCGCAGGTCGGCGCCACCATCACGCACCGTGTGATGGCGAAGCTGTTCGAGGACCGCGGTGTCCGTCTTGAGCGCACCATGCAGCTCAACGTCGGCGGCAACATGGACTTCAAGAACATGCTCGAGCGCGACCGCCTCGAGTCGAAGAAGATCTCCAAGACGCAGGCCGTCACCTCGCAGATCCCCGACCGTGAGCTCGGCGAGAAGAACGTCCACATCGGCCCGTCCGACTACGTCGCGTGGCTCGACGACCGCAAGTGGGCCTACGTCCGCCTCGAGGGTCGTGCCTTCGGTGATGTCCCGCTGAACCTCGAGTACAAGCTCGAGGTGTGGGACTCCCCGAACTCGGCCGGTGTCATCATCGACGCCCTGCGTGCCGCGAAGATCGCGAAGGACCGCGGTATCGGTGGCCCGATCCTGTCGGCGTCCAGCTACTTCATGAAGTCCCCGCCGGTGCAGTACTTCGACGACGAGGCCCTGGCCAACGTCGAGAAGTTCATCAAGGGCGAGGTCGAGCGCTAA